The following are from one region of the Candidatus Krumholzibacteriota bacterium genome:
- a CDS encoding O-antigen ligase family protein, which yields MKKQNALIISALVFVTLILSLVLLKSALLAIAAIFALVMLITIFFHPYFGLLIYLIFLILRPMSFIPYLAPLRIMLNLALVIILFFLIRKIFNREEINIFATRQNILMFILFLIVPISDLSNFNPGRAWNSLNEFLTLLLLFVLLVLLTGRKYRMVFWCLCFSCLFLAINGLVQHFNGVDLFGTPPVGTRIKYVSIFGDPNDLALALVSSIPIILFHFFSRKVKLIFRIGLIIMLTVLFMAIFYTNSRGGYLAVIAVLVSFAIKNWGVKRGLIAGSVLVTIALLMSPSRMSQIEAYGGSESGRVFAWMHGLGIVKSRPAFGIGMNNFIATYDKAAHSAYIKCMAELGLIGFSVWAALIFTSFRDLVRIEKISNDKILILYSRITQVSLIGFLTSAFFLSQTYSPIIYILLAMSAILSLRLHAEAGIKFTFMTRKELLMILTLVGLTIVFYKILMILY from the coding sequence ATGAAAAAACAAAATGCTCTGATAATATCCGCCCTTGTGTTCGTTACGCTGATCCTTTCCCTGGTGCTTCTGAAATCCGCGCTACTTGCCATTGCGGCAATATTCGCGTTGGTCATGTTAATAACTATATTTTTTCATCCTTACTTCGGGTTATTGATCTATCTGATTTTCCTGATTCTCAGGCCGATGTCATTTATTCCCTATCTGGCGCCTCTTCGAATTATGCTTAACCTGGCCTTGGTTATCATATTATTTTTTCTGATCCGAAAGATCTTCAACAGGGAAGAAATCAATATATTTGCCACACGCCAGAATATCCTGATGTTTATCCTGTTTCTCATAGTCCCCATAAGCGACCTTTCAAATTTCAATCCCGGGAGGGCATGGAATTCCTTGAACGAATTTCTCACCCTGCTTCTCCTGTTTGTTCTTCTGGTCCTTCTTACCGGGCGTAAATACAGGATGGTCTTCTGGTGCCTCTGTTTTTCATGTTTATTTCTGGCAATCAATGGACTGGTCCAGCACTTCAACGGCGTTGATCTTTTCGGCACTCCCCCCGTGGGCACCAGGATCAAGTATGTCAGCATCTTCGGCGATCCTAATGATCTGGCTCTAGCGCTGGTATCTTCGATACCGATCATCCTTTTTCATTTCTTCAGCAGAAAAGTGAAGCTGATTTTCAGGATCGGATTGATAATCATGTTGACAGTCTTGTTCATGGCCATTTTCTACACAAATTCAAGGGGAGGGTATTTAGCGGTTATCGCGGTACTGGTCAGCTTTGCCATTAAAAACTGGGGCGTAAAGAGAGGATTGATTGCGGGATCAGTCCTTGTAACGATAGCCCTCCTGATGTCGCCTAGCCGGATGTCGCAGATAGAAGCGTATGGCGGTTCTGAAAGTGGGCGAGTATTCGCCTGGATGCACGGGCTTGGAATCGTAAAATCCCGCCCAGCCTTCGGGATCGGAATGAACAATTTCATCGCGACATATGACAAAGCAGCTCACAGCGCTTATATCAAGTGCATGGCTGAACTCGGGCTTATCGGGTTTTCAGTGTGGGCAGCTCTGATATTTACAAGTTTCAGGGACCTGGTCAGAATTGAAAAAATTTCAAATGATAAGATCCTGATATTGTATTCCAGGATCACCCAGGTCTCGTTGATAGGATTTCTTACATCGGCGTTTTTTCTATCCCAGACTTATAGTCCGATCATATATATTCTGCTGGCGATGTCGGCAATACTTTCATTGCGACTACACGCCGAAGCCGGCATTAAATTCACATTTATGACAAGGAAAGAATTGCTTATGATCCTGACCCTGGTGGGGCTTACGATAGTGTTTTACAAGATTCTCATGATACTGTATTAA
- a CDS encoding glycosyltransferase family 4 protein, with protein MKKLFFINYVLHRPRLPNVSGRYELLSDSYHGDMVAVCPSGSTDAMPGNFVFHNISSTRIKIIDHIIFIFSVLWHGLRSQRRKKIDIIVAYDPLLCGFCGYILKRMTGARLVVEVNGDIIKAGFLGELGILRKFKNRLVSGLTVFILDRADKIKYLNSEIAAAYSSMTKNGDYETFINFVPTYEFQKGPTRFDKVVLFVGFPFYLKGVDILIDAFKMISHRHSDFALKIVGYCPDPQDYYEMIGDNANIIIEKPVFYDEIISEFKNCYCFVLPSRSEGMGRVLIEAMASGKPVIGSKVGGIPFLIRDGENGFLFEKGNASDLAAKLEILLGDESIAKEMGERARQYVEGNLSSEIYIARFKKFLDSLL; from the coding sequence ATGAAAAAGCTCTTCTTTATCAATTATGTTCTTCACCGTCCCAGGTTGCCGAATGTCAGTGGCCGATATGAACTGCTCTCGGATTCATATCATGGTGATATGGTGGCGGTATGTCCCAGTGGTAGTACTGACGCGATGCCGGGTAATTTCGTTTTTCACAATATTTCTTCTACCCGAATAAAGATAATCGACCACATTATCTTTATTTTCTCTGTCCTGTGGCATGGACTGCGATCTCAAAGAAGGAAAAAGATCGACATTATTGTAGCTTACGACCCTCTTCTTTGCGGATTCTGCGGATATATACTCAAGAGAATGACTGGAGCCAGATTGGTCGTTGAGGTAAACGGAGATATTATCAAGGCAGGGTTCCTTGGCGAACTCGGTATTCTGCGGAAATTTAAAAATCGATTAGTATCGGGGCTGACAGTTTTTATTCTCGACAGAGCAGACAAGATCAAATATCTGAATTCTGAGATTGCCGCTGCTTATTCATCTATGACAAAAAACGGTGACTATGAGACTTTTATCAACTTTGTCCCGACATACGAGTTCCAGAAAGGCCCGACCCGATTTGATAAAGTCGTTCTGTTCGTGGGGTTTCCCTTTTACCTCAAGGGCGTCGATATTCTGATCGATGCATTTAAAATGATCTCGCACCGGCACAGTGATTTTGCGCTTAAAATTGTAGGATATTGCCCGGATCCGCAAGACTACTATGAAATGATCGGTGATAACGCCAATATTATTATCGAGAAACCTGTTTTCTACGATGAGATCATTTCCGAATTCAAGAACTGTTACTGTTTCGTCCTTCCCTCGAGATCCGAGGGGATGGGCAGGGTCCTGATCGAGGCTATGGCCAGCGGTAAACCTGTGATAGGTTCGAAGGTCGGAGGTATTCCTTTTCTGATCAGGGACGGTGAAAATGGATTCCTTTTTGAAAAAGGGAATGCTTCAGATCTGGCCGCCAAACTGGAAATTCTGCTGGGTGATGAATCCATAGCAAAAGAAATGGGTGAAAGAGCCCGCCAATACGTTGAAGGGAATCTCTCTTCCGAGATCTATATTGCAAGGTTCAAGAAATTTCTTGATTCATTGCTTTGA